In Glycine max cultivar Williams 82 chromosome 10, Glycine_max_v4.0, whole genome shotgun sequence, the DNA window GAACTTCATAATTCTGGATTTATTACATAGTAGTGTGGTATTCATGTTAGAACTTAGAGGcaaatcatattcatattaattattctatAACTCATTTTTGCAGCTGAAGTTAGCTCAATACCGATTGTGGACAATAATGATTCATTACTTGATATAAATTCAAGAAGGTAGGAACTCTCTTTCTCCTGTGTCCACATGTGTGTGATTCtcatttttatacttaaaaaggGGGAGAAGATGTTCCTCAAGCATATGTGTCTATGTGATAtgtattgatttttcttttcagagaTATTATTGCATTGGTTAAAGATAAAGTGTATGCAAGGATAAGTCTGAGTGGGTTTAGTATCCATCAGGtaattcctctctctctctctctctagtttGTGGGGCTCTGTATTGGTAACTTATCCTGAAATATTGTGCTGATTAGAGGAAACTTGTAACAATAGTAAACCAATAGTATTGCACAAATAGGAAATGAAAAGCTAAttaatgtagttttttttttggttatgaTGCCTCAACTGTGTAGCATGCAATAATCTTTtaggttaaataaaattttagtcaCTATCTATGGTTTCactcattttcaattttgtttctataattcttttcccttttcaaatTGGTCCACATACTTACAAATGCTAAAAAAATAGCCCCGATGATCAACTCCTATTAAGATGTCCCTCATTGGCTAGGAATATGTTCAAAATCCTCCTTATAAGACAGGTAATCCTCCCTTCTTGAGCTGTTTTTTGGAGTTGAGTTGACCAATTTATTTCTTAGTATATGGTATTAGAGCCTATCCAATCCTAATATTGGGCACTCATCAATTAGATAACTCTGGTAGTGTTTCTTTGTGGAGTAAGTGATCCTTTATATGTGCTAAAATGTCTACTAGGTTCTTCATTTCAGTAGATGCACCACGCTAGTAAGTTATCTTTTTTGAGTATGTGCTCCTTTAGAGGctcttatttatatgtataatgTAACTAACGTAAATGACTTTTGTAATCAATACCAAGTGTTGTTGTTAGGAGCAGAGGGGAGGGGAAGAAAACTACACTACTTGGTTTCAAGGACCAAGACCGAGCAGAGGGGAGGGGAAGAAAACTACACTACTTGGTTTCGAGGACCAAGACCTCCTTACAAACTAATTTTCTAAATTCTTCTCTTTCCGCCTTATTCATTGATTCTTAGAGCTTTTATACACAATTGCATGTCTATATTCCCACTACAATAACCGCTATAATAATCACTACAATAACTGCTATAATAACCACTACAATAACCGCACCCCACTACAATAACCGCTACTAGAATGATAACTACCCCTATGACAGGTTTCCATGGCAGAGCATCTTCTTCCTAACAGTTGTTTGATTTCATTTGTCAGCAAAAGTTGAATCTACATATTTTTGCACTTTATGGTTGTAGGCATTGCTTTTGGGACGAGATGCTAGATTTTCTTGCAGGCTTCACAATGGACCGAGATGTCATATGTGTTTGAGGTCTGATTCATTGCACAAAGAGCGCTTGGCAAATCCTGGTATTTCTTCTATTCTAGCAATCTCCTTCCCCTTTCTTggcagaaaaagaagaaaaaaaccaataaatatTCGGTGACCGATTTTCTTCTCTTTACATTACAGGTGTTAGACAGCTTGTGGTCATAGAGGCTGGCAGCAGGCGTGTGGAAGGTATCATTTCTATAGGCAACGTGTTCAGGATCTTGTTAAGTTAGTTGGGAATATATGGCTATCATTTTGCATGAAGGGAATTGCAGGGGTAGCCCTGGAAAAGACTTGTGTTCTATGAAAACAAGTTATCTGAGTTATTGCCCTGCCATCATGGCCAGCCTGCTTTTTATATATAGGATAGAAATTGTAGAGAGAAAAGTCTGTAAATTGAGAGATTAGTTTTTTCTCCTTTAAACAACTTGATGATATCATGATTTTCTCCTTTGTGCCGGCACAAATGCAATATTTGTGTCCTGTGCTAACAGAAGAAATCAAGGAGGAAAAAAAGAATGGACTTGATAGGGTAATGCGGCACACCGTTGGTTGGTTGGAAGTAAAGGTATTTTGGGTTCCATTATGATTCTAGTTTTCTCTTAGGACTGACGAGTTCATGACTTCATATTGCTGTACTTGCATTTGAATGAATTCGTCTTTTCCTAATGCATCACTTGCCTGGCCTGCCAAGGCAAATGGATAGGACCATAATGCTAGTTAAACATgatagttaatatatttattatccaTTAATACTTTTGAAAACTTTTAATCCATTTGATATCTATTTTAAGTAAACATTCAATTCATCTGTTAAGAGTTTCTAATGCATGGATATATCACACATTCATTTAATGTAcagtcatattttaaattttattgagtttctcaaattcatgtttttctccaaaaattcattcttttataaaaactctaaaaaataattctatattttagttaatattttgctATTTATGGTTTTCATTTGaataatattcattatttttattttgagtaaaAGTTACAATTAATgatacttaaaatattttgcCACATTTTATTTGCCCGCGAGGCAATGAATTGTACGTCGGAGTCGTATAACTAAAGAAAGACCATGAAAAGTTTATAATGTATGTGTTTAATTTTTCGAGTCTTTTGTAGTAtcactaaaatgtttttttatatcattctcACGTTtgcataaaataataactttagtGAAAATTTTGAAAGGTTTGTAAATTTACTTGATATGAAAATGTAATGTTGTTTAAGGTTTAGATAAGTTGAAAGAGCTATCATAAagtctatatatattttgtaaaagtttaacTGTTATGCaatgttaattaaaaagttGATTAGGTCAGTATTGAGATTGTTTAGACTTCGGATGAAATGAATTTGAAAGAATGTGATAACGTGTATATAGAAAATTGATTAATGTATTTTCTACTAAGAATTCAAAGGGagtttaaatatgatatttttttattgtattttacttCCTATacgatataattttatttttactcgaTTGAAGGCATtcaacttaaataatattattcaattaaaataatacaattaTCATCTCTCTAGAGTAGGTCAAGGGATACTTATATGTTAGAACATATTATCCATCTTGGTTCAAATATTATaagatatcttttttttaatttataagaattaaagacaaataaaaattcataattcgTATAACTTGTTCGACAGTTAGACACGCTAATAAATGTTACAAGATATTTGTATCATGCGCTTAATTACAAAAGCTAACAGACAACATTAAAAGCCACCAATAGacgaaaaatatttgaatttaatttctaaactattttaattagattttttcagaaaaaatataaattatattaaataaggaCACAACTGGGAGTCCTAAACCATTCACAAGATTACAGGAAAGCTGCCCAAAGATAGCCAATGGTTACCAAGTattaacataagaaaaataaataaattgtaaccAGGGGCAAACAGCTAGCCATAAATGGCCTTAACAATACAACGTAACCCACTCCCCCAAATATTTGGTAAATTAGATTTTACTTTAGCAGAAAAAAGATTtggtattttttgaatttagaattaagaaaaaaaaaagttaaatatttgaCAGGTATTGATATTCAAAAGGTTGTTAAATAGCAAGATaatctattaaatatttgaaatttgattcaTAAAACATCAAGGCACTAATGTGTGCAAAAGCTTCCAGtcacattttgatttttaataaaaatttcaattgatgCATTTTAATCAACTAAGGACATGTTTGGTTACAATCCAACAATTGATGAAGCTGAATGAAAATTGTATTTCATCTATATCTTTATATATACCAACCCAACTCCCCAAGTATATCCTTAATTGACAACCAAAGGTTTATTATTTCTCCACTACAAAGAAATagattttataataacttttttcacacagtaaaaaaatatactgtcAACGTGCTTAGAATACCCAATTATCTACAACCCAAGCTTtgtcatctctctctcaaagacagataagaaacaaaaaataaccttTAGtgctttttattaatttttgaatcatcaaaatattaaataatcatttttattaagtaCCACCATTTGAcaccaaagataaaaaaagacacGGTAGTGAATTACATGATTTCTAATACCACCGTTTGACCCTATCGGTGTGgagtaaaagaaataaattattgtacCTCTCAATAAAGACATTACAAGGTAGGCGACGAGCCCGTATGTGATCTGAAGTTCTGAACTAATAGTTCAGCTTCAGCATCATATGTACAGCAGCAGCTACATTAGAGAGAGATCTGCAGAAGAAAAGATGTAAGTCAAGTAGGGATGAGAGCTAACATCTGcgttttgattcttcccatgcacatttgaatttctctataaataggaaGGTTTTGAGAACAGCATGGATGCAGACTGGTAACGGCAGAATCTAATATCTGAGCCACATCAGCTGGAGGGTATTGCCGTTCAGTACAAGTCTGGAAGTTAAAAGAACATTAATTTTTGGTTAGCAAGATTTGTTCAAtaaacttaaagaaaaaaaaaaaaggagaggatATTTCTGACATGCTTTATAGTGAAAAACACACTTGGGCCAAATCAATAAGTACATGCAAAATAATCAGAATAATGAATTGAGAACTCAATTTATTAGGAGAAAAAAACCAagaaattctaattttattcaCTTAGTCACAACGAATTTAGGCTACAGGACAGTGAAACGGATTTATTATTTAGTAGTTTCCAACAAATGGAAACCAATGTAGGCTGCATTCTCAAGATGGCGGAGGGGAACTAAAACGTGATTATAAACATCTATTAGTTAGTTGAAAGGCAAGATGCAGACAAAAAAAACCTAGATTTGCAATTCAGAACTTGTTGCTAGAACTTAAAAGAGCATAAAAGGAACTCATTATGTTTACAATCACCCAGGGGAAATTACCTGAATCATGATTAATGTAGCAACACACGAAGTGATAAGATCTGATGGAAGTTCAGTATCAAATTTGTCAGAACAATTATGTGGTTTTGGAAGCGATGGATCATTAAGTATAGGTTCTGATACACCGCTAGTTGAATGATTAAGATGATAAAAACTGCCATTCGCGTTCACTTGCTCTTGAGACCTGATCACGGGTAACCTAGACTGGGAGGCTAACTGCTGATGATTTATAGAATCCAATGCTTGCCCAATCTTTATGAAAGCATCTTCACCTTCCTTTGCCAAAGACAATGCCTGAATTATAGCATCAAAAAGTGCCAAAAGTTCTCAAAGGTTAGAGCTTgagatattttaagataatacaGTGCTGGATCAAGAACAGTGGAGAGAAAACAAGTACAAAAAACCACTTTATGTAACTGCAAAAGCAGGGGAGGGAGAGGTGGGGTCAGAAGATGATCAATAGACCATCCATACCTGAAATGCAGCATCTACCATTGCATGTGCCCTTAGCCTGGATCCTTTAATAACTTGAACAACAGTTGACCCTAACTCTTGTGTCAGAGAACTATCCAACATACTGGGAAGATCATCATGAACATTGAAACTTGCTTGTGGCTTCATCCAGGATGGCAGAGAGTTTCCTCTGTAAGTATTGCGTTGCCTCAGTTGTAGCATAGCATCAGAAACCTGAAAATTACAACCgatcatattttgttcaagaTTAACATAGAATGttgtaatgaaataaataaataatccatTGGAAGCCACATGCCTGTCCACTGGCTTCCTTTAGCTGTAACAGTACCGTCGCATAATGCTTCTTGAAAACCTCAGAATCTTTTAAGCAGtctatgccatttttgttttccaaTATGTCGCTATTTGCACTTCGAAGCTCCATCAACAATGTCTCCTGTAAGAGCAGCCCAAAAAGTAGGTGCAAGACCACCCACAGCAAGGTAAATAATGCAATTAGTATTTAGAAAATAAGTAAAGCACAAGCATACATGAAAACAGAAGTTAAACAGTTTCCAAAAAGAACTGCACAAAAGTATTAAATTGTGCACGTGAAAAACTATAAACCTTTTTATCTAGAGCATGCTTTAGTTCAGAAACTGCCTGTATGTCAGCTTCCTTAGCTTGATGGTGTGTTACTTTACATGGTTGAGCACAACCTGCTTGTGCACAGAGATTATCAACGGTAGCAACCTTTGCCTGGGCATCGACATAATTAACACCAATGTAAGAAGATTTTAACAATTGAGATAAAAACTTTTagaacaaataataattcaaagttTCTAGCATCAGCGTTTCACTAGTGGTAGTAGAAATCTGAATTACTAATCCATGCAAAAGGGATGTAAAATTCAGAAAACCACTATGACAGCTTTAACGTGAATTCCTTCAGCTAATTTTCCTAGGTTGAGAAAACTGGGTAGTTAAATTCATCCAGCTAACCATAGCAGTGCAAAACAGTGGTAATATATGTGAATGTTTGTCCACTAGTCAAAAGACAGAAAGAAAACCTATGTCAATCATTAAAAGTACTAATTATGAAGCTCGACAGATAACTGTTCAAGCTTATTTTATGTCAGGAAAAAAGgacagaaaaatatttaacttccaatgaaaaaattaggagttgaatttttttttatgctgaCCATGGTATTGGGATGAAGTAGCCCCCGCCAGGAGTAGTGATTAATCTTTGTCGGGGACCATGAGTGCATAGAAGATGAGTATTTCCCTCTCAACACGGTTTAATCCAAACCTAAGAACCGATCATGATTCGAATCCTAGACCACTTAATTAAGAGGCACAAGCCGCTACCACTTGTGCCAATTGTTGTTGgtattaagagtttaattttgatcaactattgatttaaatatttttcacattttacaCTAATCAAATCATGTGTTAACACATcattaatttaacttttcaagTAGGCAAGTTGCTATTACTATAGTCAAACTTCTTTAATGAAGTGACAATACATGACAGATAgtagaatcaaattaaatctaaattataatgTCATGTAGAGATggaatgtataaaataaaaatgtaagcaCCAAATTAAGGCATAATATTAGTATATTGATACTTGTTAGCAATCTAACTTTTTCCATGCATTACTAAATCACTTGGGGTATGTACCTTCACGGGTGAGGAATGATTCATTTCGCACCccccaaaatttgaatttccactAATTTGTGGCTCTTTATTCATGAAAGAGGATATTGGGGAACCAATATGCCTCCTCAGAGCTTCTGGCATATTATCTGATGAATTCAAAGGCATGCAATCAATGTCCTGAACCAAAAATTTCGATCATTACAAACAAGAAATTGTGAAAATCATTTTCAGACTTCAAAAATATCAAGCCAATATATTCAactggaaaaaaatattaagcctTTGACTGTTTATTTACAGCATGTCATAGATTCAAGTCTAGAAATCACCCTCTTGCAAATGCAAGGCTGCCTTCTATAGACACAGTGGATCCAACCGTACCCTAGACAAACTGCATAGAAGGAGCTGTACAGCACAAGGTAGctctttttattgtttaatataattataacatttCAGCGTGTGGCATGCACACTtggttcaatttattttaaggaAATAATTACCTTGTCTGGGATCTTCCAGAGAAAgcttttagaaaaaagaaaaaacattttttattccaaaattaaACTGAAACAAATGTGACAAACATACTGATTGAAACTACCTATTGAAGAATGACTAACATTTAAAATCAGCAGGATAATAAGAAATCATATTACCATTACAAATTCAACACCTAATTCAGGACGGTCAAACTGAATCCTGCACTTGTCATAGTCAACGGTAAGCACACTACCATCATGAATCTCTCTTGTTTTTGGATGAAGAGCAATTACATGTTGTCCAACATATAATGGTTTGGCTAAATCTGTTGGAAGTCCATCCCTAATACCAGTCCGCAGTTCAGTGTAATGTTTCCTCACTGATTCCCGATACTGTTCAAGTTTTTGCCTTTCTTCACATAGAAAGTGTTCAGAAAACCTGCGGGGTTTGCCAAGGGAACtgcaaaaacaagtacaacaTGACAATTTCAAATACATCCTTGATGATTACATAATTTACTGTTCTCAAGGTTTAGCACAACGCAAGAAAATCATAATAACCACAACTGAATTTCATACCTTTTTATGACACTCCACTCGACACGAGTTAACCTTGGGATATTCCCTAGTCCAACATGATTTAAGTACTCCATGAATTCCCTTTTGGCAAACCATGGATAATCAATTGCACTATAAAACCATTCAAAAACAAACCATCTGCGAACCATATTAGATGACAAGCAACTAGAAAGCTTTTCCTGCAAGTTATAAAggaagttattattttttaaacaaaaatcttttttttcataagttGTAAACCAAAAGCTCGAAGCCCCTCAAAGCTTCAAAAgcacaaaatcaatttaaattaagaaaaagcttGTACCTTTAGGGTGGAGTACTTGTTAGATTGACTTTTCAATATGTAATCAGAAGACTTTTCCTTAGGCAAGGAAGTTCTCTGTAAAATCATCTTTCGTTTTCTTTGTTTAGTTGGTAAACTAACTTCATTCAAAAGTGGAATTTCTGCCGTTGATACTGTTAAATCTTTCTGATCACTACACAAGGAACTCTCTGACGACTTAACTGTCTTCAATTGCTTTGGTAGGGTAAAAGCCTGATCCGTGTGTTTTCCTTTAACCACCGGTTTGTTACCATCATCTAAGGCCTACAGGGAATGGACAACTTTGATGAGTACAATAATTGGACACATTAttatataatgtaaaaaaaaaaaaaaaggattgatGTGTAGCTTCACATGAAAGCAATTTCATGTGCATGTTCTATTACACATCCATGAGTTTCTTATGATAGCAATTTGTGCCTATCTATCAATATATCCATGGTGAGCATGACTAATGATACCAAACTTAATGCGGCTATCCATCAATGAATTATGGGAACAATCAGTTCATATGGCATACACTAAATTGAGCAACGATGGGGATAAGAGAAATGAACACCAAACTCAGTGTGGTTTAACCTACAGCAAACCATAGTCCTATATCAACAGGCCAAACAGAGAAGACTCTGGTCAATGATAGCCATTTAACAATTAAACCTCAATCCAAATGCACCCAAACACCCTGTCACTGAGATTTTCAACATCTTATGAACTAGCTACTGATTTTATGATATGCAGGTGGTAGATGTGCCCCTGGTAATATCAGCAGTTTCCCTCTGCTTCCACTACATAATCTCCTGGAAAATTTCTAGCCAAGTCACATCGCAAACTTGCCAAGTTGGATCACGCTTCCAGCCATGctcaaaattaaatacaatgCCACTTTGTAGCATAAGAACAACAAAATTTGAGGTGAATTTTCATTGTATCAAGTGACATTGTGACAACTTAGGTGACACTTTCAGGCTCTATCTCTAGCCGATGTGGAACTTAGGTTTTTCAAGGATAATATGGTAGGTGATGTTAGATttcaacttaaaaccaattggcactaagtgaagttgtccaacagatatataagctACACCCCAAGAACTGAGGCaggcgatgtgggacttcctaacACCTCCCCTCCACAAATGCCTGCCAATATAGGTGAGCCTACTAGAATAGGCAAGAACTAAGATGGACTATAGGCTTtgataccatgttagatttcaacttaaaaccaattggcattaagtgaagttgtccaacCAATATATAAGTTGCACCCTAAGAACTGAGGTaggcgatgtgggacttcctaacAAGTGAGTGAATAGTATGGTAGGTGGCAGGATCTAGAATAGGCTTtaataccatcttagaatgtgggtttaAGCCTAACTAATCCGTACAAAACCGGCTTGTAAGGTGACTATTGCCCCCCTCACCCCACTTATATACTCTTTCCGGGCTCTATCTGCAATTATGCCCATAAAAGGAATCAGGAGAATTGAGTGATTTATGCAAGGCAACAAAGGGGAATCGGGAGAGGAAATTGACCTGTATAGCTATAAGGAGTTTGGGAGAAGAAATAAAGGCAAGAGTAGAAAGTAAGGGAGAGTGAAGGGTGTTTGACCCTGTGTTACCTTTCATTTATGTAATACTGTAGTTCTGGTACTGCCATCAATATATTGGTACCGAAATTAATTGAAGAATAATACTGCGAATTTACCCCAATTCAGGGTGTTTTGATCCAGTTAACACAACCATATTTTGATGCAAAGTTAAAACAGACCAAAAATACATCAAACTACAGTTTAAAACATTTACAAATCATACACAGATAGAATGCATAATTCCTGGAACTATTTTTTTGAACTGACAAGGTTATCTATACTATTCACGCTACTCTTCTATCACATGAACAGAATCCCATGTATTCTAAAGGGAAGAATAAAATGCCGATAACAATAAAACTTGCTTCAATTCTGCAGAGATTAACACACATTCCAGGGataacaaaaaactaaaaaagacttGCATACCTCATCTTTCAAGGGACCACTTGGATATGAATCAAGCTTTGCACTTGCAACCTACAGCCAAACAAACCTTCTCATCACTAATTGAGTTGTTGCAAATATCATTGAATTGACAAATTCAAAACAGGACAACAGAGATGAACAGAACAGAATTTATTGGGTCGGAATAAAAATTGAGAAAGTGCTGGGAAAAGAATACATTGTTCAGTTTAGCCGAACGATTACAAGTTCAGTTCAGTTCACCGAACCACTTTTACAATTCAGTTCAGTTCTATAGCAATTCAATTCAGTTCATGTATTTTGCCCACCCCTAAATATAATAAGCTTCAAAACCAAATGACTTTTCTAATTAGTATCTGATACTTATAAGGCTACACTTCTATTACTAaagataaaacatttaaaagaaTAGAATGAAAAggacaaatttaacacaacccAACATTCTCGAATGCCCTGATAGCTGTTAAAAACTCACGACTCACAATTATCTAGAATTGTCCTATTAGCTATGAAGCACCTACATCTAAAAAGGAAACCATTTCTAACAAGATAAACTTATGACAATATGACGCACTTCAAGAAAACACCTTGACACTAAATTTTGCTATCTAGCCATGAAGTTGTGTCCATATGAAATTCCGTGCTTCATAGCTTCTCAGTTCTTAGTAATCAAGCTGAAGACAGGGATGGGATCTACTAATTAAAATATggtaatttaacatctcattcCCAGCAATGCAGTAGCACCACTAATGGCATTTTCTAGTGATTCACTTGGGTTCGAGAGTCATTTTCCAATGCAGTAACATCACCAACAGATTCAGAGCCATTTTCCAATCAGACTCTAAAGTGTCACAAGCTGCTATCAGTCATGTATGAGACACATGATTGGCCATGTAAGAGACATCGCCCACTCAGCTAATATCTCTCATCACATCATGACATTTTAAAAAGGTTTGCATATTAATAACAGggattctttctctctcttgtaAGGATTGTGGAAGATgttacaaattaataatataagataAACTTCATGACCAATATTCTCTTTccacacattaattaattagaaagaaAGAGTGATGTGATGAGTCTCAATAATCATAAGGGTAATTctgaaaaattaatacaaattattaacaaatttaatgtcactaactaaattaactaactTTCTTGATTCCTATGAATTAGTTAAAAGGGTCTTATATATAGGGATGGAAGTAGTATTATTCAAAgccttttttctctttattctcTCCAAGTACTTCTAAAAACCAAAAGTTCAACAAGATTATGTAAATAGAATTGGCTTTATGAAGTAAATTATCAGATGAGATATGGAATGATTGAAAAAATGTGATCGAGGATAAAATGGCAATTATTTCCAaaacttttgaaataattttaaacaatcacTTTCAGCAATGATTTTTGACAAAATGCTAGAGCACTAGAATTTTTTTGCAAGAATGGTCTAGCATGCTTGTTGACACCTAGAAGGGGGAGAGATCCCCACCACTATTCCATGATTACATCcaacaaccacaaaaaattCAGTCAAACTTCTGgctgttctttttctttttctttttttttttgctttgtaCTATCACACCACTATTAATTTTAAGGctcaaaattaatcttattcaaAAAGCTGTCACAGTTTATTAAAAATCGTGCAACagcttttttttaatccaagtCATTGCAAGAGAAAATGCTTTCTTGAGTAGAAAACtgttttggagaaaaaaattaagcaaaaccaaaacagactCGATGCAAAATGCCAAAATCTGTTAAATAAAGCATACAGGAATGTATTTACCTTTGAACCCATAGACTTCCGCTTTCTTTTCCATGCTGTATCAGCAAATGGAAGTTTTTCTTTCGATTCAGAGAGAGCATTAGTATCCTTTGTCGGTTCCTTTCCAGTCTTAGACTCTTTGGAGGTCAAAACCTCAATTTTAGGTACCACACTGTATTTAAGTTTATGTCTCTTATGGCTTGTTGATGTTGCTTCGGGTAAAGCAGACCTATTATTCTTATCAGCAACCATTCTTTCGCCCTTCAACTGGATAGATGATTCTAGATGGGTAAGGGGGAAACATTGAGAAATTAATTAGAAGACCTTAGATTTGTCTgataaagagaagaaaaatttgCAAAATCTCAATAATGACTACAGCAACAAACATGAATGACAGCAGCGACAAAAAGTAGACTCCAGTCTGAGCATTTGAGTTGAAAAAGTGAAAATGCAGCtcaaataatatgaaataaagagttaaaacttaaaattgcAATTAACAATGTTCAACGAAGATTGGCCAAAATGAGGCAAATCAATCTCAACTATGTAGTGCGGTTGAatgttaaaaaactaaaaaatgaaattttttccaGTTTGCCTATAGTCGGTGTTACTGTGAGCACACATGCACATGCAAAAGTCTCTTACAAGTATactattatatttatcaaattattcTTACCAGATTCCATAGTAGATATTGGCATCATTAGAGACAGATCAGCCAAAGTTTGCAACGCATTCAAGGCAGGGGTTTCATCTGTTggataaagtaattaaattttcagagatgaagaaaagaaaaaagttaattttacagAAGTCCAACCTCACCTGACCCAAAGCTAAGGAAGAAAAGGAACTAAAAGTTGCACAaacaattttcatatatatatgtgtagtAACAATTACCTCCAAAGAAgagtttcttgtttcttttcctGTGACTTTTTGGAGagaatttttcaagtttttcattAGTAACCTCAATATCAACCTTTTCCTTTAGTGAATTAAAACTAAGTCCTTCTTCAGTGCCGCTACATGCTTCCCCACCATCATCAAGTTGATGATTTCCCACATttttcactctctctctctttctataaAATTGTCCCTCTTTCTGAAAAACTTCAGCAGTGTCTATTCCTTCTGTATCCATCAATGAACTATTATCTTTTGCATATTCTTCATTTTCAGCTCCCCTGCTTTCTATACTACCTTCTAAAACCTCTTTATCCACAGAAACATCAGGAAACTTTGCACGAGCTGTCTTTGACATTTGGTGCTAGTTGacaaattgtaaaataattacacTTTTTAAAATGCAATGTATCAAAACACAAGTATATCATTCACAATGATTTCCATTAGATTCTATTTGAACA includes these proteins:
- the LOC100816217 gene encoding protein ALWAYS EARLY 2 isoform X5 encodes the protein MAPTRKSRSVNKRMSSSNDNSPEKDGVNSNKSKQRRKLTDKLGSQWSKEELERFYEAYRKYGKDWKKVAAVVRNRSTEMVEALYSMNRAYLSLPEGTASVVGLIAMMTDHYNVMEGSDSERESNDAPGSRKPVKRKREKVQLSISKDQSHSIASSDDCLSILKKRRFDGIQLKPHAVGKRTPRVPVYKKDDTENYVSPYRRSLKSTIDANDDEVAHVVALALTEAAQRGGSPQVSQTPSRRVEQKSSPIQSWERKHQMSKTARAKFPDVSVDKEVLEGSIESRGAENEEYAKDNSSLMDTEGIDTAEVFQKEGQFYRKRERVKNVGNHQLDDGGEACSGTEEGLSFNSLKEKVDIEVTNEKLEKFSPKSHRKRNKKLFFGDETPALNALQTLADLSLMMPISTMESESSIQLKGERMVADKNNRSALPEATSTSHKRHKLKYSVVPKIEVLTSKESKTGKEPTKDTNALSESKEKLPFADTAWKRKRKSMGSKVASAKLDSYPSGPLKDEALDDGNKPVVKGKHTDQAFTLPKQLKTVKSSESSLCSDQKDLTVSTAEIPLLNEVSLPTKQRKRKMILQRTSLPKEKSSDYILKSQSNKYSTLKEKLSSCLSSNMVRRWFVFEWFYSAIDYPWFAKREFMEYLNHVGLGNIPRLTRVEWSVIKSSLGKPRRFSEHFLCEERQKLEQYRESVRKHYTELRTGIRDGLPTDLAKPLYVGQHVIALHPKTREIHDGSVLTVDYDKCRIQFDRPELGVEFVMDIDCMPLNSSDNMPEALRRHIGSPISSFMNKEPQISGNSNFGGCEMNHSSPVKAKVATVDNLCAQAGCAQPCKVTHHQAKEADIQAVSELKHALDKKETLLMELRSANSDILENKNGIDCLKDSEVFKKHYATVLLQLKEASGQVSDAMLQLRQRNTYRGNSLPSWMKPQASFNVHDDLPSMLDSSLTQELGSTVVQVIKGSRLRAHAMVDAAFQALSLAKEGEDAFIKIGQALDSINHQQLASQSRLPVIRSQEQVNANGSFYHLNHSTSGVSEPILNDPSLPKPHNCSDKFDTELPSDLITSCVATLIMIQTCTERQYPPADVAQILDSAVTSLHPCCSQNLPIYREIQMCMGRIKTQMLALIPT